The proteins below come from a single Conger conger chromosome 10, fConCon1.1, whole genome shotgun sequence genomic window:
- the LOC133139404 gene encoding hydroxyacyl-thioester dehydratase type 2, mitochondrial-like, which translates to MAWRGRVFCRQLRSGYRAVSLATVTTATILRIQECQQRFLHVGERASLTRAFSANDVATFAKLTGDTNPIHLDAAYAQTTPFQGPVVHGVLINGLISALLGTSMPGPGCILLSQEIDFPAPLYLGEEVLAEAEVRKMKMSFALISVSCSVKDKVVMKGVVWVLGPEEQRK; encoded by the coding sequence ATGGCCTGGAGGGGTCGTGTCTTCTGCCGGCAGCTGAGAAGTGGGTACCGGGCTGTTTCCCTGGCTACGGTTACCACGGCTACCATCCTCAGAATTCAGGAATGTCAGCAGAGGTTCCTCCATGTTGGGGAGCGAGCGAGTCTGACCAGGGCCTTCAGTGCCAATGATGTGGCCACTTTTGCCAAGCTCACCGGAGACACAAACCCCATCCACCTGGACGCTGCCTACGCCCAGACCACGCCCTTCCAGGGCCCTGTCGTGCACGGCGTGCTGATCAATGGGCTGATCTCCGCTCTGCTGGGCACCAGCATGCCTGGCCCCGGCTGCATCCTCCTGTCCCAGGAGATCGACTTCCCCGCCCCCCTGTACCTGGGGGAGGAGGTGCTGGCCGAAGCGGAGgtgaggaagatgaagatgagcTTCGCTCTGATTTCTGTTTCCTGTTCGGTGAAGGACAAAGTGGTGATGAAAGGAGTGGTGTGGGTGTTGGGGCCAGAAGAGCAGAGAAAGTGA
- the LOC133139397 gene encoding pyruvate dehydrogenase E1 component subunit beta, mitochondrial-like: MASLTCFLNSGRRAVVGALRRRIHSTPSAPAQVTVRDALNQAMDEELERDETVFLLGEEVALYDGAYKVSRGLWKKYGDKRIIDTPITEMGFAGIAVGAAMAGLRPICEFMTFNFSMQAIDQVINSAAKTYYMSAGLQPVPVVFRGPNGSSAGVAAQHSQCFAAWYGHCPGLKVISPWSSEDAKGLLKAAIRDDNPVVFLENELMYGVAFEMSEEAQSKDFTLPIGKAKIERQGGHVTLVSHSRHVSLCLDAATVLAKEGIECEVINLRTIRPLDVETVEASVMKTSHLVTVEGGWPQFGVGAEICAGIMEGPAFNYLDAPAVRVTGADIPMPYAKILEDNSIPQIKDIIFTVKKTLNV; the protein is encoded by the exons ATGGCGTCGCTGACCTGCTTTCTTAACTCGGGACGG CGTGCGGTCGTCGGGGCACTGCGAAGACGGATTCACAGCACGCCATCCGCGCCTGCACAG gtgaccGTGAGAGATGCGCTGAACCAGGCCATGGACGAGGAGCTGGAGCGGGATGAGACTGTCTTCCTGCTGGGAGAGGAAGTGGCTCTGTACGACGGTGCCTACAAG GTTAGCAGAGGACTCTGGAAGAAATATGGTGATAAGCGAATTATTGACACTCCGATTACAGAG ATGGGATTTGCAGGTATTGCTGTTGGGGCTGCTATG GCTGGGCTGAGGCCCATCTGTGAGTTCATGACCTTCAACTTCTCCATGCAAGCCATCGACCAGGTCATCAACTCCGCCGCCAAGACCTACTACATGTCCGCGGGTCTGCAGCCTGTGCCCGTGGTGTTCCGCGGGCCCAACGGCTCCTCGGCGGGCGTGGCCGCCCAGCACTCGCAGTGCTTCGCCGCCTGGTACGGACACTGCCCCGGCCTGAAGGTGATCAGCCCCTGGAGCTCTGAGGACGCCAAGGGCCTCCTCAAAGCCGCCATCAGAGACGACAACCCCG TTGTGTTTTTGGAGAATGAGCTCATGTATGGGGTGGCCTTTGAGATGTCTGAGGAAGCACAGTCCAAGGACTTCACCCTCCCCATCGGAAAGGCCAAAATCGAAAGGCAAG GGGGCCACGTCACGCTCGTGTCCCACTCCCGCCATGTGAGTCTCTGCCTCGACGCCGCCACCGTGCTGGCCAAGGAGGGCATTGAGTGTGAA GTGATTAACCTGCGCACTATCAGACCGCTGGATGTGGAGACGGTGGAGGCCAGTGTGATGAAGACCAGCCACTTGGTCACTGTGGAAGGGGGCTGGCCGCAGTTCGGAGTCGGGGCCGAAATCTGTGCCGGAATCATGGAGG gTCCCGCTTTTAACTACCTGGACGCTCCGGCTGTGCGTGTGACCGGAGCGGACATTCCCATGCCGTATGCCAAGATCCTGGAAGACAACAGCATTCCGCAGATTAAGGACATCATTTTCACCGTGAAGAAGACTCTGAATGTCTGA
- the kctd6b gene encoding BTB/POZ domain-containing protein KCTD6: MENGGWGYMMTDPVTLNVGGHLYTTSLSTLQRYPDSMLGAMFGGDFPSVRDAQGHYFIDRDGTLFRHVLNFLRTSELTLPADFKETELLRKEADFYQIEPLIQCLRDPKPLYPLETFEQVVELSSTRKLSKYSNPVAVIITQLTITTKVHALLEGVANSFTKWNKHMMDTRDCQVSFTFGPCDYHQEVSLRVHLMDYITKQGFAIRNTRVHHMSERANENTVEHHWTFCRLARKVED; this comes from the exons ATGGAGAATGGTGGCTGGGGCTATATG ATGACTGATCCAGTCACGCTGAACGTGGGGGGGCACCTGTACACCACCTCTCTGTCCACCCTGCAGCGGTACCCGGACTCCATGCTGGGGGCCATGTTCGGGGGGGACTTCCCCTCCGTGCGCGACGCTCAGGGGCACTACTTCATCGACCGCGACGGGACGCTCTTCCGCCACGTGCTCAACTTCCTGCGCACGTCCGAGCTCACGCTGCCCGCGGACTTCAAGGAGACGGAGCTTCTGCGCAAGGAGGCCGACTTCTACCAGATCGAGCCCCTGATCCAGTGCCTGAGAGACCCCAAGCCGCTCTACCCTCTGGAGACCTTTGAGCAGGTGGTGGAGCTCTCCAGCACCCGCAAGCTCTCCAAGTACTCCAACCCCGTGGCGGTCATCATCACACAgctcaccatcaccaccaaGGTGCACGCCCTGCTGGAGGGCGTGGCCAACAGCTTCACCAAGTGGAACAAGCACATGATGGACACACGGGACTGCCAGGTGTCCTTCACCTTTGGGCCCTGCGACTACCACCAGGAGGTGTCCCTGCGCGTACACCTCATGGACTACATCACCAAGCAGGGCTTCGCCATCCGCAACACGCGCGTGCATCACATGAGCGAGCGGGCCAATGAGAACACAGTCGAGCACCACTGGACTTTCTGTAGGCTGGCCCGCAAGGTGGAGGACTGA
- the LOC133139398 gene encoding coiled-coil domain-containing protein 71-like, with product MSCDGKLVEKAVHSWSRFASAGQAALVEALRVFSPMSKDFLDTETQLLSFLQGLREEGHKPTVLKSKDVYGYSSCTAEPLPAVRISKPLDPSRVPKAQRPVRRRGRKSGSKKKEMNYTLLSAAAKIVLKKQPKILLTNLSQESLRQTGLSPPPVLAVRATPSCLKLTNMTGPSSGHTARLQVHTGLGPRGVAGAPPRRLPSLPGMPAALPSAVTLEKTRVISCPVKMGMALIGDSAPVVHANGRVLKESNNYKMAPVRMGRVKGASKLMWRDKSAVRTLKRRLSEEPEEKMMRKRARKGVWVMQGQDDSRLNNLRFKVIKVDDTITDEEVRRKAQKILRVNLSPVIEIQPLIPYPV from the coding sequence ATGAGTTGTGACGGGAAGCTTGTAGAGAAGGCAGTCCACTCGTGGTCCAGATTCGCCTCTGCGGGACAGGCGGCTCTCGTCGAAGCCCTGCGGGTCTTCAGTCCCATGTCCAAGGACTTTCTGGACACGGAGACGCAGCTGCTGTCCTTTCTGCAGGGGCTGAGGGAGGAGGGCCACAAGCCCACCGTCCTGAAGAGCAAAGATGTTTACGGCTACAGCTCCTGCACGGCTGAGCCCCTGCCCGCCGTCAGGATCTCCAAGCCCCTGGATCCCTCCAGAGTCCCCAAAGCGCAGCGGCCGGTGCGGCGGCGTGGCAGGAAGTCCGGCTCCAAGAAGAAGGAGATGAACTACACCCTGCTGAGCGCCGCGGCCAAGATCGTCCTGAAGAAGCAGCCCAAGATCCTCCTGACCAACCTGTCCCAGGAGTCCCTCCGGCAGACGGGCCTTTCCCCGCCCCCCGTCCTGGCTGTGAGGGCGACCCCGTCCTGCTTGAAACTGACGAACATGACGGGCCCCTCGTCCGGCCACACCGCCAGGCTGCAGGTGCACACGGGTCTGGGGCCGCGGGGCGTCGCAGGGGCCCCCCCTCGCCGGCTGCCCTCGCTGCCCGGGATGCCTGCTGCGCTGCCCAGCGCAGTCACTTTGGAGAAAACTCGGGTTATCTCCTGTCCGGTTAAGATGGGCATGGCCCTGATCGGAGACTCGGCCCCCGTGGTACATGCCAATGGCAGGGTCCTGAAGGAAAGCAACAACTACAAAATGGCTCCCGTCAGGATGGGCAGAGTCAAAGGGGCCAGTAAACTGATGTGGAGGGACAAGAGCGCGGTCAGGACTCTGAAAAGGAGATTGTCGGAGGAACCGGAGGAGAagatgatgaggaagagggcGAGGAAGGGCGTGTGGGTCATGCAGGGTCAGGACGACTCTCGGCTGAATAACCTGAGGTTCAAGGTCATCAAAGTGGATGACACCATCACTGATGAGGAAGTCCGGAGAAAAGCCCAGAAAATATTACGGGTAAATTTATCACCTGTAATAGAGATTCAACCCCTCATTCCTTACCCTGTATAA